One segment of Oreochromis niloticus isolate F11D_XX linkage group LG8, O_niloticus_UMD_NMBU, whole genome shotgun sequence DNA contains the following:
- the ptprea gene encoding receptor-type tyrosine-protein phosphatase epsilon isoform X2, with product MVLLLFVMTTTANSSTTSSSPDTGTQYIIPTVLVVSLLVLIIALLAWYFLRLKNQRKAVVTTVDKKIPNGILEEQELGYSTESLYTVIPPEQQTVVLLPRSSSASKTYLPIPVDHLEEEYRLRSADDGKLFREEYNSLPGGNPQGTYEEANKEENKEKNRYPNILPYDHSRVVLTELEGNPCSDYVNASYIDGYTEKNKFIGAQGPKEDTVADFWRMIWEQKVSTIVMLTNLKERKEDKCYQYWPDQGCWTYGNVRVAVDDFTVLVDYTIRKFCVQYQASDAAKTPRLVTQLHFTSWPDFGVPFSPIGMLKFLKKVKSVNPDFAGPIVVHCSAGVGRTGTFIVIDAMIEMMHAEQKIDVFGFVSKIREQRSQLIQTDMQYSFVYQALLEYYLYGDTELDVSSLEGHLQKLHNTFNDGDRIGLEEEFKKLTNMRIMKENMRTGNLPANMKKNRVLQIIPYDFNRVILSMRRGQEYTDYVNASFIDGYRHKDYYIATQGPLQHTVEDFWRMVWEWKCHSIVMLTELQEREQDKCCQYWPTEDSVTYGDYTVELKGDTLCETFSLRDLVLTFVPEKQTRMIRHFHFHGWPEIGIPAEGKGMIDIIAAVQKQQQQSGNHPIVVHCSAGAGRTGTFIALSNILERVKAEGLLDVFQTVKSLRMQRPHMVQTVEQYDFCYRVVQDFVDIFSDYANFK from the exons ATGGTTCTACTTTTGTTTGTCATGACAACCACAGCAAACAGTTCCACAACATCCAGTAGTCCAG ACACAGGTACCCAATACATCATCCCCACTGTGCTGGTTGTGTCCCTGCTCGTCCTCATCATCGCACTGCTAGCCTGGTACTTCCTCAG GTTAAAAAACCAGAGGAAAGCTGTAGTCACAACAGTTGACAAGAAGATACCAAATGGCATCCTGGAGGAACAAG aGCTTGGATACAGTACTGAGTCGTTATACACCGTTATACCACCAG AGCAACAGACGGTGGTTCTTCTGCCCAGATCCTCTTCTGCCTCCAAGACATACTTGCCCATCCCAGTTGACCACCTAGAGGAGGAATACAGGCTCCGCTCAGCTGATGATGGCAAGCTGTTCAGGGAGGAGTACAAT tcCTTGCCAGGGGGTAATCCCCAAGGGACATATGAAGAGGCaaacaaggaagaaaataaGGAGAAGAACAGATACCCCAACATCCTTCCCT ATGATCATTCTAGAGTGGTGTTAACAGAGCTGGAGGGAAATCCCTGTTCAGACTATGTGAATGCCTCTTACATTGAT ggTTACACGGAAAAGAACAAATTCATAGGCGCACAAG GTCCAAAAGAAGACACTGTAGCAGATTTCTGGCGGATGATTTGGGAGCAGAAAGTATCAACCATTGTTATGTTGacaaatctgaaagaaagaaaagaa GACAAATGTTACCAGTACTGGCCAGACCAGGGTTGTTGGACTTACGGAAATGTGAGGGTAGCGGTCGATGACTTCACAGTCCTGGTGGATTACACCATACGCAAGTTCTGTGTGCAATAT CAGGCCAGTGATGCCGCTAAGACTCCCCGCCTCGTCACCCAGCTCCATTTCACCAGCTGGCCTGACTTTGGAGTTCCTTTCTCCCCAATTGGAATGCTCAAGTTTCTCAAAAAGGTCAAGTCAGTAAATCCCGACTTCGCTGGGCCCATTGTGGTCCACTGCAG TGCTGGTGTTGGGAGGACGGGAACCTTCATTGTAATAGATGCCATGATTGAAATGATGCATGCAGAGCAGAAAATCGACGTGTTTGGGTTTGTCTCCAAGATACGAGAGCAGCGCTCGCAACTCATCCAGACAGAT ATGCAGTACTCATTCGTCTATCAGGCCTTGCTTGAATACTACCTCTATGGAGACACAGAACTGGATGTTTCATCTCTGGAAGGTCATCTGCAGAAACTACACAACACCTTTAATGATGGTGATCGGATTGGCCTGGAGGAAGAGTTTAAG AAACTGACCAACATGCGCATAATGAAAGAGAACATGAGAACAGGAAACCTCCCAGCCAACATGAAGAAGAACAGAGTTCTGCAAATTATTCCCT ATGACTTCAACAGAGTAATTCTTTCCATGAGAAGAGGTCAAGAGTACACAGATTATGTCAATGCCTCTTTTATAGAT GGCTACAGACACAAGGACTACTACATCGCCACACAGGGCCCTCTGCAGCACACAGTGGAGGATTTTTGGAGAATGGTGTGGGAGTGGAAATGTCACTCCATAGTCATGCTCACTGAGCTCCAGGAGAGGGAGCAG GACAAATGTTGCCAATACTGGCCGACAGAGGACTCAGTCACCTATGGAGACTACACGGTAGAGCTAAAGGGAGACACCCTGTGTGAAACCTTTAGCCTACGAGACTTGGTACTCACCTTTGTTCCG GAGAAGCAGACAAGGATGATCAGGCACTTCCACTTCCACGGCTGGCCAGAGATCGGAATCCCGGCCGAGGGGAAAGGCATGATCGACATTATCGCCGCAGtgcagaaacagcagcagcagtctggGAACCACCCCATTGTTGTACACTGCAG TGCTGGTGCAGGGCGAACAGGTACGTTCATTGCACTGAGCAATATATTGGAGCGAGTCAAGGCAGAAGGCCTGCTGGACGTGTTTCAAACTGTGAAGAGTTTACGCATGCAGAGGCCTCACATGGTCCAAACAGTG GAACAATATGACTTCTGCTACAGGGTGGTACAAGACTTTGTTGACATTTTCTCAGACTATGCCAATTTTAAATGA